A single Phaenicophaeus curvirostris isolate KB17595 chromosome 26, BPBGC_Pcur_1.0, whole genome shotgun sequence DNA region contains:
- the MED24 gene encoding mediator of RNA polymerase II transcription subunit 24 isoform X1 has protein sequence MKVVNLKQAILQAWKERWSDYQWAINMKRFFPRGATWDILNLAEALLEQAMIGPSPNPLILSYLKYAISSQMVSYSTVLTAISKFDDFSRDLCVQSLLEIMDMFCDRLSCHGNAEECIGLCRALMSALNWLLRCAAFYAEKVKETLEQAAAESQLKMCLERLEKMLSSTKNRALIHIAKLEEISSWNTVEQALVELGENLNSLSNSALRSQADNCVSVIKSIPTMLSVRSEQLNKTGFPTVHAVVLLEGTMNLTGEIQPLVEQLMMVKRMQRIPTPLFMLEIWKACFVGLIESPEGTEELKWTAFTFLKIPQVLVKLKNYHQGEKQDFTEDVNCAFEFLLKLTPLLNKADQRCNCNCMSLLLQECSKQGLLSEANMDNLITKRTADREHAPHLKSAENANIQPNPRLILRAEPTVTNILKTMDADHSKSPEGLLGVLGHMLSGKSLDLLLAAAAATGKLKSFAQKFIKLNEFTKDISGESSKGASVRALLFDISFLMLCHVAQTYGSEVILSESSPAGEVPFFETWMLTCMPEEGKILNPDHPCFRPDSTKVESLVALLNNSSEMKLVQMKWHEACLSISAAILEILNAWENSVLTFESIQKITDNIKGKVCSMAVCAVAWLVAYVRMLGLDEREKSLQMIRQLATPLYSENTLQFYNERVVIMSSILEHMCVDVLQQTATQIKFPSTGMDTIPYWNLLPPKKPIKEVLTSVFIKVLEKGWVDSRSIHIFNTLLHMGGVYWFCNNLVKELLKETRKEHTLRAVELLYAIFSLDMQQLTLTLLGHILTNLLTDSSKWHTLMDPPGKALAKLSVWCALSSYSSHHKSQVSARQKKRHREDIEDYISLFPLDDAQPSKLMRLLSSNEEDANILSSPNRSMSSSLSASQLHAVSMRDPLKRVLANLFLLMSSILGAKTAGTHTQFVQWFMEECVDCLEQGSHNSILQFMPFSMVSELVKVSTMSSPKIVLAITDLSLPLGRRVAAKAIAAL, from the exons ATGAAGGTGGTGAACCTGAAGCAGGCCATCCTGCAGGCCTGGAAGGAGCGATGGAGCGACTACCAGTGGGCCATAAACATGAAGCGGTTCTTCCCCCGTGGAGCCACCTGGGACATCCTCAACTTGGCAG AGGCTCTTCTGGAGCAGGCCATGATCGGGCCATCGCCGAACCCACTCATCTTGTCCTACCTGAAATACGCTATCAGCTCCCAG ATGGTGTCTTATTCCACGGTCCTGACGGCCATCAGCAAG TTTGATGACTTCTCCCGGGACTTGTGCGTCCAGTCGCTGCTGGAGATCATGGACATGTTCTGCGACCGCCTCAG ctgCCACGGCAACGCAGAGGAGTGCATTGGCCTCTGCCGGGCGTTGATGAGTGCCCTCAACTGGCTCCTGCGCTGCGCGGCCTTCTACGCCGAGAAAGTGAAGGAGACGCTGGAGCAGGCGGCTGCTGAGAGCCAGCTGAAGATGTGCCTGGAGCGGCTAGAGAAAATGCTCAGCAGCACCAAGAACCGTGCCCTGATCCACATCGCAAAGCTGGAGGAGATAT CCTCCTGGAACACTGTGGAGCAGGCCCTCGTCGAGCTGGGGGAGAACCTCAACAGCCTCAGCAACTCCGCGCTGCGAAGCCAGGCTGACAACTGCGTCTCCGTCATCAAGAG CATCCCCACCATGCTCTCGGTCCGCTCCGAGCAGCTGAACAAGACCGGCTTCCCCACTGTACACgctgtggtgctgctggaggGGACCATGAACCTCACGGGTGAGATCCAGCCGCTGGTGGAGCAGCTGATGATGGTGAAGAGGATGCAG CGCATCCCCACGCCGCTCTTCATGCTGGAGATCTGGAAGGCCTGTTTTGTGGGCCTCATTGAGTCCCCAGAAGGCACGGAGGAGCTGAAGTGGACAGCCTTCACCTTCCTGAAG ATCCCCCAGGTCCTGGTTAAGCTCAAGAACTATCACCAAGGGGAGAAG CAGGACTTCACCGAGGACGTGAACTGTGCCTTCGAGTTCCTGCTGAAGCTGACGCCTCTGCTCAACAAAGCTGATCAGCGATGCAA ctgtaaCTGCATGAGTCTGCTCCTGCAGGAGTGCAGCAAGCAGGGGCTGCTTTCAGAGGCCAACATGGACAACCTGATCACCAAAAG GACGGCAGACAGAGAACACGCTCCGCACTTGAAGTCGGCAGAGAACGCCAACATCCAGCCAAACCCCAGGCTTATACTCAGGGCTGAGCCAACTGTCACCAACATCCTGAAG ACCATGGATGCGGATCACTCCAAGTCCCCCGAAGGCTTGCTGGGGGTCTTGGGACACATGCTGTCTGGGAAGAGCCTAGACTTGTTATTGGCAGCGGCGGCAGCGACGGGCAAGCTGAAATCCTTTGCTCAGAAGTTCATCAA GCTTAATGAATTCACGAAGGACATCAGCGGAGAAAGCT CCAAAGGAGCCTCGGTCCGGGCCTTGCTCTTCGACATCTCTTTCCTCATGCTGTGCCACGTGGCCCAGACCTACGGTTCGGAG gtGATCCTGTCGGAGTCGAGCCCGGCGGGCGAGGTGCCCTTCTTTGAGACTTGGATGCTGACCTGCATGCCCGAGGAGGGGAAGATCCTCAACCCCGACCACCCCTGCTTCCGCCCCGACTCCACCAAGGTGGAGTCCCTGGTTGCTCTCCTCAACAACTCCTCCGAAATGAAGCTGGT GCAGATGAAGTGGCACGAAGCGTGTCTGAGCATCTCGGCTGCCATCCTGGAGATCCTCAACGCCTGGGAGAACAGCGTTCTCACCTTTGAGTCGATCCAG AAAATCACAGACAACATCAAGGGGAAGGTGTGCAGCATGGCAGTGTGCGCGGTGGCCTGGCTGGTGGCCTACGTCCGCATGCTGGGCTTGGATGAGCGGGAGAAGTCCCTGCAGATGATCCGGCAACTGGCTACTCCCCTGTACAGCGAGAACACGCTGCAGTTCTACAATGAACG CGTGGTGATCATGAGCTCCATTCTGGAGCACATGTGTGTGGACGTCCTGCAGCAGACGGCCACGCAGATCAAGTTCCCCTCCACGGGCATGGACACCATTCCCTACTGGAATCTGCTGCCCCCCAAGAAGCCCATCAAGGAGGTGCTGACGAGTGTGTTCATCAAggtgctggagaagggctgggtCGACAGCCGCTCTATCCACATCTTCAACACGCTGCTGCACATGGGGGGTGTCTACTGGTTCTGCAACAACCTGGTCAAG gagctgctgaaggagACACGAAAGGAGCACACGCTGCGGGCCGTGGAGCTGCTCTATGCCATCTTCTCCCTGGACATGCAGCAGCTGACACTGACTCTGCTGGGCCATATCCTGACCAACCTCCTCACGGACTCTTCCAAGTGGCACACCCTCATGGACCCACCAGGAAAGGCCCTTGCCAA GCTCTCAGTCTGGTGTGCTCTGAGCTCCTACTCCTCCCACCACAAGAGCCAGGTATCTGCCAGGCAGAAGAAGAGACACCGTGAGGATATTGAG GACTACATCAGCCTGTTCCCGCTGGATGATGCGCAGCCCTCCAAGCTCATGCGCCTGCTGAGCTCCAACGAGGAAGACGCCAACATCCTCTCCAGCCCCA ATCGCTCCATGAGCAGCTCGCTCTCTGCCTCCCAGCTTCATGCCGTCAGCATGAGGGACCCGCTGAAGAGGGTGCTAg CAAACCTCTTCCTGCTGATGTCTTCCATCCTGGGGGCCAAGACAGCTGGCACCCACACCCAGTTTGTCCAGTGGTTCATGGAGGAGTGTGTGGACTGCTTGGAACAGGGAAGCCACAACAGCATCCTCCAGTTCATGCCCTTCTCCATG GTTTCGGAGCTGGTCAAAGTGTCCACCATGTCCAGTCCCAAAATTGTCCTTGCCATCACGGATCTCAGCCTGCCCCTGGGCCGCCGCGTTGCTGCCAAGGCCATCGCTGCGCTGTGA
- the MED24 gene encoding mediator of RNA polymerase II transcription subunit 24 isoform X2 produces MKVVNLKQAILQAWKERWSDYQWAINMKRFFPRGATWDILNLAEALLEQAMIGPSPNPLILSYLKYAISSQMVSYSTVLTAISKFDDFSRDLCVQSLLEIMDMFCDRLSCHGNAEECIGLCRALMSALNWLLRCAAFYAEKVKETLEQAAAESQLKMCLERLEKMLSSTKNRALIHIAKLEEISSWNTVEQALVELGENLNSLSNSALRSQADNCVSVIKSIPTMLSVRSEQLNKTGFPTVHAVVLLEGTMNLTGEIQPLVEQLMMVKRMQRIPTPLFMLEIWKACFVGLIESPEGTEELKWTAFTFLKIPQVLVKLKNYHQGEKDFTEDVNCAFEFLLKLTPLLNKADQRCNCNCMSLLLQECSKQGLLSEANMDNLITKRTADREHAPHLKSAENANIQPNPRLILRAEPTVTNILKTMDADHSKSPEGLLGVLGHMLSGKSLDLLLAAAAATGKLKSFAQKFIKLNEFTKDISGESSKGASVRALLFDISFLMLCHVAQTYGSEVILSESSPAGEVPFFETWMLTCMPEEGKILNPDHPCFRPDSTKVESLVALLNNSSEMKLVQMKWHEACLSISAAILEILNAWENSVLTFESIQKITDNIKGKVCSMAVCAVAWLVAYVRMLGLDEREKSLQMIRQLATPLYSENTLQFYNERVVIMSSILEHMCVDVLQQTATQIKFPSTGMDTIPYWNLLPPKKPIKEVLTSVFIKVLEKGWVDSRSIHIFNTLLHMGGVYWFCNNLVKELLKETRKEHTLRAVELLYAIFSLDMQQLTLTLLGHILTNLLTDSSKWHTLMDPPGKALAKLSVWCALSSYSSHHKSQVSARQKKRHREDIEDYISLFPLDDAQPSKLMRLLSSNEEDANILSSPNRSMSSSLSASQLHAVSMRDPLKRVLANLFLLMSSILGAKTAGTHTQFVQWFMEECVDCLEQGSHNSILQFMPFSMVSELVKVSTMSSPKIVLAITDLSLPLGRRVAAKAIAAL; encoded by the exons ATGAAGGTGGTGAACCTGAAGCAGGCCATCCTGCAGGCCTGGAAGGAGCGATGGAGCGACTACCAGTGGGCCATAAACATGAAGCGGTTCTTCCCCCGTGGAGCCACCTGGGACATCCTCAACTTGGCAG AGGCTCTTCTGGAGCAGGCCATGATCGGGCCATCGCCGAACCCACTCATCTTGTCCTACCTGAAATACGCTATCAGCTCCCAG ATGGTGTCTTATTCCACGGTCCTGACGGCCATCAGCAAG TTTGATGACTTCTCCCGGGACTTGTGCGTCCAGTCGCTGCTGGAGATCATGGACATGTTCTGCGACCGCCTCAG ctgCCACGGCAACGCAGAGGAGTGCATTGGCCTCTGCCGGGCGTTGATGAGTGCCCTCAACTGGCTCCTGCGCTGCGCGGCCTTCTACGCCGAGAAAGTGAAGGAGACGCTGGAGCAGGCGGCTGCTGAGAGCCAGCTGAAGATGTGCCTGGAGCGGCTAGAGAAAATGCTCAGCAGCACCAAGAACCGTGCCCTGATCCACATCGCAAAGCTGGAGGAGATAT CCTCCTGGAACACTGTGGAGCAGGCCCTCGTCGAGCTGGGGGAGAACCTCAACAGCCTCAGCAACTCCGCGCTGCGAAGCCAGGCTGACAACTGCGTCTCCGTCATCAAGAG CATCCCCACCATGCTCTCGGTCCGCTCCGAGCAGCTGAACAAGACCGGCTTCCCCACTGTACACgctgtggtgctgctggaggGGACCATGAACCTCACGGGTGAGATCCAGCCGCTGGTGGAGCAGCTGATGATGGTGAAGAGGATGCAG CGCATCCCCACGCCGCTCTTCATGCTGGAGATCTGGAAGGCCTGTTTTGTGGGCCTCATTGAGTCCCCAGAAGGCACGGAGGAGCTGAAGTGGACAGCCTTCACCTTCCTGAAG ATCCCCCAGGTCCTGGTTAAGCTCAAGAACTATCACCAAGGGGAGAAG GACTTCACCGAGGACGTGAACTGTGCCTTCGAGTTCCTGCTGAAGCTGACGCCTCTGCTCAACAAAGCTGATCAGCGATGCAA ctgtaaCTGCATGAGTCTGCTCCTGCAGGAGTGCAGCAAGCAGGGGCTGCTTTCAGAGGCCAACATGGACAACCTGATCACCAAAAG GACGGCAGACAGAGAACACGCTCCGCACTTGAAGTCGGCAGAGAACGCCAACATCCAGCCAAACCCCAGGCTTATACTCAGGGCTGAGCCAACTGTCACCAACATCCTGAAG ACCATGGATGCGGATCACTCCAAGTCCCCCGAAGGCTTGCTGGGGGTCTTGGGACACATGCTGTCTGGGAAGAGCCTAGACTTGTTATTGGCAGCGGCGGCAGCGACGGGCAAGCTGAAATCCTTTGCTCAGAAGTTCATCAA GCTTAATGAATTCACGAAGGACATCAGCGGAGAAAGCT CCAAAGGAGCCTCGGTCCGGGCCTTGCTCTTCGACATCTCTTTCCTCATGCTGTGCCACGTGGCCCAGACCTACGGTTCGGAG gtGATCCTGTCGGAGTCGAGCCCGGCGGGCGAGGTGCCCTTCTTTGAGACTTGGATGCTGACCTGCATGCCCGAGGAGGGGAAGATCCTCAACCCCGACCACCCCTGCTTCCGCCCCGACTCCACCAAGGTGGAGTCCCTGGTTGCTCTCCTCAACAACTCCTCCGAAATGAAGCTGGT GCAGATGAAGTGGCACGAAGCGTGTCTGAGCATCTCGGCTGCCATCCTGGAGATCCTCAACGCCTGGGAGAACAGCGTTCTCACCTTTGAGTCGATCCAG AAAATCACAGACAACATCAAGGGGAAGGTGTGCAGCATGGCAGTGTGCGCGGTGGCCTGGCTGGTGGCCTACGTCCGCATGCTGGGCTTGGATGAGCGGGAGAAGTCCCTGCAGATGATCCGGCAACTGGCTACTCCCCTGTACAGCGAGAACACGCTGCAGTTCTACAATGAACG CGTGGTGATCATGAGCTCCATTCTGGAGCACATGTGTGTGGACGTCCTGCAGCAGACGGCCACGCAGATCAAGTTCCCCTCCACGGGCATGGACACCATTCCCTACTGGAATCTGCTGCCCCCCAAGAAGCCCATCAAGGAGGTGCTGACGAGTGTGTTCATCAAggtgctggagaagggctgggtCGACAGCCGCTCTATCCACATCTTCAACACGCTGCTGCACATGGGGGGTGTCTACTGGTTCTGCAACAACCTGGTCAAG gagctgctgaaggagACACGAAAGGAGCACACGCTGCGGGCCGTGGAGCTGCTCTATGCCATCTTCTCCCTGGACATGCAGCAGCTGACACTGACTCTGCTGGGCCATATCCTGACCAACCTCCTCACGGACTCTTCCAAGTGGCACACCCTCATGGACCCACCAGGAAAGGCCCTTGCCAA GCTCTCAGTCTGGTGTGCTCTGAGCTCCTACTCCTCCCACCACAAGAGCCAGGTATCTGCCAGGCAGAAGAAGAGACACCGTGAGGATATTGAG GACTACATCAGCCTGTTCCCGCTGGATGATGCGCAGCCCTCCAAGCTCATGCGCCTGCTGAGCTCCAACGAGGAAGACGCCAACATCCTCTCCAGCCCCA ATCGCTCCATGAGCAGCTCGCTCTCTGCCTCCCAGCTTCATGCCGTCAGCATGAGGGACCCGCTGAAGAGGGTGCTAg CAAACCTCTTCCTGCTGATGTCTTCCATCCTGGGGGCCAAGACAGCTGGCACCCACACCCAGTTTGTCCAGTGGTTCATGGAGGAGTGTGTGGACTGCTTGGAACAGGGAAGCCACAACAGCATCCTCCAGTTCATGCCCTTCTCCATG GTTTCGGAGCTGGTCAAAGTGTCCACCATGTCCAGTCCCAAAATTGTCCTTGCCATCACGGATCTCAGCCTGCCCCTGGGCCGCCGCGTTGCTGCCAAGGCCATCGCTGCGCTGTGA